In the genome of Candidatus Liberimonas magnetica, one region contains:
- a CDS encoding transglycosylase SLT domain-containing protein, with product MKKNILLKVLFSVLLIILSYVSAFSQALQESCTIEPAAQAQAGAVSDETAVENSLEDNVIVSTPAAAVPVYPDSVRSAIKRSEAQFRKAIIYYEQGNKQKAREFFSGSLKELSSCGLDEYAFYQSRDGLDKIFTEFSSLFTHSTATARQAAQYEIFMDTANPQVQKYLELYSKGECKERIKKALERSGRYRPMIEKILNEYGLPRELIYLPVVESLYNVNDRSRAGAVGLWQFMVSRSREFDMRVNYWIDERKDPVKSTRAAARYLRNLYYMFDNWHLALSAYNRGEYGLARDLKFSKATNIEQISERRAVPKETELYVPQFIACTLIGDNPKKYGFDLHYDKPLKYDEVSLENIVDLEVAAKCADISAAELKELNPALKAWCTPHGYPGFILKIPAGTKDSFLLNLSQVKELNPSRGFVKYRVEKGDYLGRIAKKFSTSVTAIKEDNHIKNARALQIGQVLVVRPGRKFSAK from the coding sequence ATGAAAAAAAACATTCTTTTAAAGGTTTTATTCTCTGTTTTACTGATAATCTTATCGTACGTATCTGCCTTTAGCCAGGCCTTGCAGGAAAGCTGTACCATTGAGCCTGCCGCCCAAGCGCAGGCCGGTGCTGTGTCGGACGAAACCGCTGTGGAAAATTCGCTTGAAGACAATGTAATAGTTTCAACGCCGGCCGCGGCCGTGCCGGTATATCCTGACAGCGTCCGCTCAGCTATAAAACGCTCCGAAGCGCAGTTTAGAAAAGCGATCATATATTATGAGCAAGGCAACAAACAAAAAGCGCGCGAGTTTTTCTCCGGCTCCCTTAAAGAGCTCTCATCCTGTGGTCTTGATGAATACGCCTTCTACCAGTCACGCGACGGCCTGGACAAAATCTTTACGGAATTTTCCTCTCTTTTTACCCATTCAACAGCCACAGCCCGGCAGGCGGCACAATACGAAATCTTTATGGACACTGCTAATCCGCAGGTCCAGAAATACCTGGAGCTTTACTCCAAAGGCGAGTGCAAAGAAAGGATAAAAAAAGCGCTTGAGCGTTCCGGCCGTTACCGGCCCATGATTGAAAAGATCTTAAATGAGTACGGCCTTCCACGCGAGCTTATTTACCTGCCGGTTGTTGAGAGCTTATATAATGTAAACGACCGTTCCCGGGCCGGCGCAGTTGGTTTGTGGCAGTTTATGGTGTCAAGGTCACGGGAGTTTGACATGCGGGTAAACTACTGGATAGACGAACGTAAAGACCCTGTAAAATCTACCCGTGCTGCTGCCAGGTACTTAAGGAACCTCTACTACATGTTTGACAACTGGCACCTGGCGCTTTCAGCATACAACCGCGGAGAGTACGGGCTTGCCCGAGACCTTAAATTCTCAAAGGCTACAAATATTGAACAAATAAGCGAAAGAAGGGCCGTGCCCAAAGAAACTGAGCTCTACGTTCCCCAATTTATTGCCTGCACGCTTATAGGCGATAACCCGAAAAAATACGGTTTTGACCTGCATTACGACAAACCGCTGAAATATGACGAGGTAAGCCTTGAAAACATAGTGGACCTGGAAGTCGCTGCAAAGTGTGCAGATATTAGCGCCGCAGAGCTGAAAGAACTTAACCCTGCGCTAAAAGCGTGGTGTACGCCGCACGGCTACCCGGGCTTCATTTTAAAAATACCGGCCGGGACAAAAGATTCCTTCCTTCTAAACCTCTCACAGGTAAAGGAGCTTAACCCTTCAAGGGGTTTTGTTAAGTACCGCGTGGAAAAAGGCGATTATCTGGGCAGGATAGCAAAGAAGTTTTCAACAAGCGTTACCGCGATAAAAGAGGACAACCACATCAAAAACGCCCGGGCACTGCAAATCGGACAGGTGCTTGTAGTGCGCCCCGGCAGGAAATTCTCGGCTAAGTGA
- a CDS encoding homocysteine S-methyltransferase family protein, protein MNKNDFKELVKERCLILDGAMGTELQKRGSLDGVGAPEELNLKYPERIAEIQKDYLEAGSDIIFANTFGANRHKLADYNLTDKLFEINQAGINNSKKLAKKYNAFVAGDIGPIGSYLEPLGATTFDSAYEIFAEQVKAINTAGPDLMFIETMAEIREVKAALLAVKDNFNGPVVVQMTFNTDGSTVTGTDILSFLSVAEAMGADAVGLNCSVGPKDLLKLAHTLTKYSKLPISFKPNAGMPKLINRQTVFPGTCNDFLKASLEAYKLGVNLFGGCCGTTPEFIKALASKLKGKEPKKRNPKDSFLVSSRVKALDLYKKPSLFIIGERINPTNRKKFQEELSNDNFTTIRKEAQEQVKSGADILDINMGVPGLDEVNLMKKAVSEIQEVVSVPLCLDSSNISALEAGLKECAGKPIINSINGDDENLKRILPLAKRYGAALVGLCTDKRGIPETAKQRLSIANKIRAYAKKYGFSQNEIIFDFLTLSVSATTKQSLETLNAIKKANKLWPKNKTVLGVSNISFGMPNRQVINSTFLKLAKASGLNMGILNPNENWRINDSSAKNLLLAKDSGTERYIKKHGSFKKAIEAVQTLDMPSDKKLYTAILEGNREEITGILQEVIDKGFSPLHIANLIILKALNDVGEKFNNKEYFLPQVIRCAEAAQLAFSKVKPMLIKDTSFVTNKIVLATVKGDVHDIGKNIVSVVFESHGWEVVDLGKNVEAKAIVETAKKLNSHLIGLSALMTTTMLEMENVIKLKNTLQLNSKVIIGGAPVTKKFAQDIGADAYAKDAVEAVEVAKNLL, encoded by the coding sequence ATGAATAAAAATGATTTTAAAGAACTAGTCAAAGAACGGTGCCTTATCCTTGACGGCGCTATGGGTACGGAGCTTCAAAAGAGGGGGTCTCTTGACGGAGTAGGTGCTCCGGAAGAGCTTAATTTAAAGTATCCGGAACGGATAGCCGAAATACAAAAAGACTATCTTGAAGCAGGCTCGGACATTATCTTTGCGAACACTTTCGGCGCAAACAGGCATAAACTGGCGGACTATAACTTAACTGATAAACTTTTTGAGATTAACCAGGCAGGTATAAACAATTCAAAGAAACTTGCTAAAAAATACAATGCGTTTGTCGCAGGAGATATCGGGCCCATAGGCTCTTACCTAGAACCATTGGGAGCGACTACGTTTGATTCTGCCTATGAAATATTCGCTGAACAGGTCAAGGCTATCAACACTGCCGGGCCTGATCTTATGTTCATTGAAACCATGGCAGAGATACGCGAAGTTAAAGCTGCGCTTCTGGCTGTAAAAGATAACTTTAACGGGCCGGTTGTTGTGCAGATGACATTTAACACTGACGGTTCTACGGTTACCGGAACGGATATCCTGTCGTTCTTGTCCGTTGCAGAAGCAATGGGCGCTGATGCCGTCGGGCTGAACTGCTCAGTGGGGCCCAAAGACCTTTTAAAATTAGCTCATACCCTTACAAAGTATTCTAAGCTTCCCATTTCATTTAAACCAAATGCCGGTATGCCGAAACTAATCAATAGGCAGACGGTTTTCCCTGGCACCTGCAATGATTTTTTAAAAGCTTCTTTAGAAGCATACAAACTGGGAGTGAACCTGTTCGGCGGATGCTGCGGGACAACTCCGGAGTTCATCAAAGCGCTTGCATCAAAACTTAAAGGGAAAGAACCTAAGAAAAGAAATCCTAAGGATAGTTTCCTTGTCTCGTCCCGGGTAAAAGCACTCGACCTTTATAAAAAACCCTCGCTTTTTATTATCGGAGAGCGGATAAACCCGACAAACAGAAAAAAGTTTCAGGAAGAGCTTTCAAACGACAACTTCACGACTATCCGCAAAGAAGCACAGGAGCAGGTAAAGTCTGGAGCTGACATTTTAGATATTAATATGGGCGTACCTGGCCTTGACGAAGTAAACCTTATGAAAAAAGCCGTAAGCGAGATACAGGAAGTGGTAAGCGTCCCCTTGTGCCTTGATTCAAGCAACATCAGTGCGCTTGAAGCAGGGCTTAAAGAGTGTGCGGGAAAACCAATAATAAATTCCATAAACGGGGACGATGAAAACCTTAAACGAATCTTACCTTTAGCAAAAAGATACGGAGCAGCCCTTGTCGGCCTTTGTACTGACAAAAGGGGGATACCTGAAACGGCAAAACAAAGGCTCTCTATCGCAAATAAAATACGGGCTTATGCAAAAAAATATGGGTTTTCTCAAAATGAAATTATATTTGATTTTTTAACTTTGTCTGTCAGCGCAACTACCAAACAAAGCCTCGAGACCCTTAATGCTATTAAAAAAGCAAATAAACTTTGGCCAAAAAATAAAACCGTGCTCGGCGTTTCAAACATTTCCTTCGGTATGCCTAACCGCCAGGTTATCAATTCTACGTTCTTAAAGCTTGCAAAGGCTTCTGGTCTTAACATGGGGATATTAAACCCGAATGAAAACTGGAGAATAAATGATAGTTCCGCTAAAAACCTTCTATTAGCCAAAGATTCCGGCACTGAACGTTACATTAAAAAACACGGCTCTTTTAAGAAAGCAATCGAAGCCGTTCAAACCCTAGACATGCCAAGCGACAAGAAACTCTACACAGCTATACTGGAAGGCAACAGGGAAGAGATAACCGGTATACTTCAAGAGGTCATTGATAAAGGTTTTTCTCCTCTTCATATAGCAAACTTGATAATCCTTAAAGCCTTGAACGACGTGGGGGAAAAATTCAACAACAAGGAATACTTTCTTCCGCAAGTTATCCGCTGCGCGGAAGCAGCCCAGCTTGCTTTTAGCAAGGTAAAACCTATGCTGATAAAAGACACTTCTTTCGTAACAAACAAAATAGTTTTAGCAACGGTTAAAGGCGATGTTCACGATATAGGCAAGAATATAGTTTCGGTTGTATTTGAAAGCCATGGCTGGGAGGTCGTAGACCTGGGGAAAAACGTCGAGGCAAAGGCTATAGTTGAAACGGCAAAAAAGTTAAATAGCCACCTCATTGGCCTCTCAGCGTTAATGACTACGACTATGCTTGAAATGGAAAATGTTATAAAACTTAAAAATACGTTACAACTTAATTCTAAAGTAATAATCGGCGGCGCGCCCGTGACCAAGAAATTCGCCCAAGATATCGGCGCTGACGCTTATGCCAAAGATGCTGTCGAAGCCGTTGAGGTAGCTAAAAACTTGTTATAA
- a CDS encoding bifunctional methylenetetrahydrofolate dehydrogenase/methenyltetrahydrofolate cyclohydrolase (catalyzes the formation of 5,10-methenyltetrahydrofolate from 5,10-methylenetetrahydrofolate and subsequent formation of 10-formyltetrahydrofolate from 5,10-methenyltetrahydrofolate): MNLIDGKKISQEIKDKLPIRVKALKEKGIIPGLATILVGEDPASQVYVASKIKSCEELGIKSFNYNLKNTSTENDIIKLIKELNNKKEVNAILLQLPLPNGLSSDVCIESISPEKDVDGLHPHSLGQLVSAKSWEEIEKKKLFIPCTPLGIVYLLKGYNIGVSGKKAVVIGRSNLVGKPIAMLLLSLNATVTMAHSKTKAIEKLSKNADILVAAIGKERYVNEKFVKPGAVIIDVGINRTQNGICGDVDFDKVKDIASYITPVPGGVGKMTIAMLMHNTILAAEKSL, translated from the coding sequence ATGAATCTGATAGACGGCAAAAAAATATCTCAGGAAATAAAGGATAAATTACCCATCCGGGTAAAGGCGCTTAAGGAAAAAGGAATAATCCCCGGCCTTGCTACTATACTTGTGGGAGAAGATCCGGCAAGCCAGGTGTACGTTGCAAGCAAGATAAAATCCTGCGAAGAACTCGGGATAAAGTCGTTTAACTATAATTTAAAAAATACGTCAACCGAAAACGATATAATAAAACTGATTAAGGAGCTGAACAACAAAAAAGAAGTAAACGCCATACTTTTGCAGCTTCCTCTTCCAAATGGCCTTTCAAGCGATGTGTGCATAGAAAGCATAAGCCCAGAAAAGGACGTTGACGGGCTTCACCCTCACAGCCTGGGCCAGCTTGTTTCCGCAAAATCGTGGGAAGAAATAGAAAAGAAAAAACTGTTTATCCCCTGCACTCCTTTAGGAATAGTTTATTTGTTGAAAGGCTATAATATAGGAGTAAGCGGCAAAAAAGCCGTTGTAATAGGACGTTCGAACCTTGTTGGAAAACCGATTGCGATGCTCCTTCTTTCACTGAATGCAACGGTAACTATGGCTCATTCAAAGACTAAGGCTATAGAAAAATTATCTAAAAATGCAGACATATTGGTAGCAGCGATAGGAAAAGAACGGTATGTCAACGAAAAGTTCGTAAAACCCGGAGCCGTCATAATTGACGTAGGTATAAACAGGACACAAAACGGCATTTGCGGCGATGTGGACTTTGATAAGGTAAAAGACATTGCAAGTTATATTACCCCTGTACCTGGCGGGGTAGGAAAGATGACTATAGCGATGCTGATGCACAACACGATACTTGCAGCGGAAAAATCACTTTAA
- a CDS encoding CehA/McbA family metallohydrolase: MIFEKNRFDYPGAIHIHTQYSFDGNTGVKDIVSSAKKNGLKFIIITDHFSLEALKEGWEGWHDGVLVLVGEEISPRYNHYLAFNIKEPVLAQKDCNEPQSYIDKVQMQGGFGFIAHPDHTGAKKFRIKDYPWIDWSVEGYTAMSIWDLMTDWQENLTSVLKALFSYIFPAWVLKGAKNETLFRWDELNKTRKISGYGEIDNHNSKKQYFGLFFKIFPFDFAFSTIRTHLVLNEALNNDYERAKEQIYGAIKSFSLYVCQERWNKTGGFVFSIKNSKNSAYYGGEINILNEDTKLEVLLPSKGKIRVICNGGIIKEEVSKRIEIKIENAGIYRVEIYQKKLGFYKPWIYSNPIWVK, encoded by the coding sequence ATGATCTTTGAAAAAAACAGGTTTGATTACCCGGGCGCCATTCATATACACACTCAATATTCTTTTGACGGGAATACCGGCGTTAAAGATATAGTGTCAAGCGCAAAGAAAAACGGCTTGAAGTTTATTATCATAACAGACCATTTCAGCCTGGAGGCGTTGAAAGAAGGCTGGGAAGGCTGGCATGACGGCGTGCTTGTTCTAGTCGGAGAAGAGATATCCCCGAGGTATAACCATTACCTTGCTTTTAACATAAAAGAACCGGTATTAGCGCAAAAAGATTGCAATGAACCTCAAAGTTACATAGATAAGGTACAAATGCAGGGTGGTTTCGGGTTTATAGCCCATCCTGACCACACAGGCGCTAAAAAGTTCAGGATAAAAGATTATCCGTGGATAGACTGGTCGGTTGAAGGCTATACTGCGATGAGCATATGGGACCTGATGACCGACTGGCAGGAAAATCTGACGTCGGTTTTAAAAGCCTTATTTTCATATATATTCCCGGCTTGGGTACTAAAAGGCGCTAAGAATGAAACTCTTTTCAGGTGGGACGAGCTTAATAAAACCCGGAAAATCTCAGGTTATGGCGAAATAGACAACCATAACTCAAAAAAACAATATTTCGGATTATTTTTTAAGATATTCCCGTTTGATTTTGCGTTCTCTACCATAAGGACCCATTTAGTCTTAAACGAAGCTTTAAATAATGATTATGAAAGAGCAAAAGAACAAATTTATGGTGCCATAAAGTCTTTTAGCTTATATGTATGCCAGGAAAGATGGAATAAAACAGGCGGTTTTGTGTTTTCCATAAAAAATTCAAAGAACAGCGCATATTATGGCGGAGAAATAAATATTTTAAATGAAGACACTAAATTAGAAGTTCTCCTTCCTTCTAAAGGAAAAATAAGGGTAATTTGTAACGGCGGCATCATAAAAGAAGAAGTTTCAAAGAGAATTGAAATAAAAATTGAAAACGCCGGCATATACAGAGTTGAAATTTATCAAAAGAAACTGGGATTTTATAAGCCGTGGATATATTCGAACCCGATATGGGTAAAATAA
- a CDS encoding archease, protein MKTAMVTETARKNKKFSFFSHTADAGMRVCGKNIRQVFENAAKGLNDYLKIRINKRKLKVKIKLKGNSYEGLIVQWLNELLYIIYSKRVIFTSYRLIELTERSLKAEATARKLLEGSHFSREIKAVTYHNIKIVKTKNGYSTKLIFDI, encoded by the coding sequence ATGAAAACGGCAATGGTAACGGAAACAGCAAGGAAAAATAAAAAGTTCTCTTTTTTTTCGCATACGGCAGACGCAGGTATGCGGGTTTGTGGAAAAAATATACGGCAGGTCTTTGAAAATGCGGCAAAAGGGCTCAACGATTATCTGAAAATACGGATTAATAAGAGAAAGCTAAAGGTTAAGATTAAGCTAAAGGGAAATTCTTATGAAGGCCTAATTGTACAATGGCTTAACGAACTTCTTTATATTATATATTCAAAAAGAGTGATTTTTACAAGTTACAGGTTAATAGAGCTGACAGAAAGGTCATTAAAGGCAGAGGCCACAGCAAGAAAGCTGTTAGAAGGATCACATTTCAGCCGGGAGATAAAAGCCGTTACTTATCATAATATAAAAATAGTGAAAACGAAAAATGGATACAGCACAAAATTGATATTTGATATATGA
- the gyrA gene encoding DNA gyrase subunit A has translation MAKKNDDKPEIPETPGDRNETPAGKEAKEIPETPLDPNIAPRNIEDEMRSSYIDYAMSVIVGRALPDIRDGLKPVHRRILFAMKEMGLRHNTAYKKSARVVGDVLGKYHPHGDSSVYEAMVRMVQDFSLRYPLVQGQGNFGSVDGDPAAAMRYTEVRQQLITEEVLADIDKETVNFTPNYDGSLTEPTVLPSKLPNLLVNGSSGIAVGMATNMPPHNLTEVVDGTIAYINNPEIEINELIKIMKGPDFPTAGIIYGREGIKDYFETGRGSIRIRAKADIEEIRSGKSAIIVREIPYQVNKAQLLMTIADLVRDKKITDISDLRDESDRDGIRMVIELKREGNPQIVLNQLYNHTQMAVSFGVIMLALVNNNPKVLNMKEMIHYFVEHRKDVIIKRTKYELNKAEARAHILEGLKIALDHLDAVIKTIKESKDVETARTKLMDKFKLSKIQAQAILDMKLQQLTGLEIRKIENEYLEIIQLIEKLKSILADAKKILKIVQEELLAIKEKYGDERKTRIVSKTVELGIEDLIQEEDVVVTLSHAGYMKRLPVTTYKAQRRGGKGITGMTTREEDFVENFFTTNTHAFMLLFTNKGRVYWIKVYEIPEGGRTAKGKAAANLVQLSSPDEKVTAAIPIKSFEEEKENYLLMCTVQGTIKKTPLSEFANPRRGGIIAIGLDEGDLLIEVKHTDGNSEVVVATQFGMAIRFKEKEVRAIGRGGRGVRGIRLAKGDKVIGMEAVTQKDVFLTATVNGFGKRTEISKYRLQSRGGKGVRNMKTTERNGNVIGIKKATDGDEVMLMTEKGITIRLACKAVSIIGRNVQGVRLVRLDEGDKLAAITTVIAEENENGNGNGNSKEK, from the coding sequence ATGGCAAAGAAAAACGATGACAAACCGGAAATACCGGAAACTCCCGGAGATAGGAACGAAACGCCGGCAGGTAAAGAAGCCAAAGAAATTCCTGAAACTCCTTTAGACCCCAATATAGCGCCGCGCAACATAGAAGACGAGATGAGGTCTTCATACATTGATTATGCTATGAGCGTGATCGTAGGCAGAGCTCTGCCTGATATCAGGGACGGGCTTAAACCTGTCCATAGAAGAATACTCTTTGCCATGAAGGAAATGGGTTTAAGGCATAACACGGCATACAAAAAAAGCGCAAGGGTCGTAGGCGATGTCCTTGGCAAATACCACCCTCACGGCGATTCATCTGTTTATGAGGCTATGGTAAGAATGGTTCAGGATTTTTCACTTAGGTATCCCTTGGTTCAGGGTCAGGGAAACTTCGGAAGTGTTGACGGCGACCCGGCTGCTGCAATGAGGTACACGGAAGTCAGGCAGCAGTTGATAACCGAAGAAGTCCTGGCCGATATCGACAAAGAGACAGTTAACTTCACTCCGAACTACGACGGTTCCCTAACCGAGCCTACCGTGCTTCCTTCAAAATTACCAAATCTCCTTGTAAACGGTTCATCTGGCATAGCCGTAGGCATGGCAACAAATATGCCGCCCCACAACCTTACCGAAGTCGTTGACGGGACTATAGCTTATATTAATAACCCGGAAATAGAAATAAATGAACTTATTAAAATAATGAAAGGCCCGGATTTTCCCACAGCCGGGATAATTTATGGCAGAGAAGGAATAAAAGATTATTTTGAGACCGGCAGAGGCTCGATAAGAATAAGGGCAAAAGCCGATATAGAAGAAATAAGAAGCGGGAAATCAGCTATAATCGTAAGAGAAATTCCCTATCAGGTGAATAAAGCCCAGCTTTTAATGACTATAGCCGATCTTGTCAGGGATAAAAAGATAACCGATATATCGGACTTAAGGGACGAATCCGACAGAGACGGCATACGCATGGTAATAGAGCTTAAAAGGGAAGGAAACCCACAGATAGTCTTAAACCAGCTTTATAACCATACCCAGATGGCCGTTTCATTCGGTGTTATCATGCTTGCCCTTGTAAACAATAACCCGAAAGTCCTTAACATGAAAGAGATGATCCACTATTTTGTGGAACACAGAAAAGACGTAATAATAAAAAGGACTAAATATGAGCTTAACAAAGCCGAAGCAAGGGCGCATATCTTAGAAGGGTTAAAGATAGCCCTTGACCATCTTGACGCCGTAATAAAAACCATCAAGGAATCCAAGGACGTAGAGACAGCGCGCACAAAATTGATGGATAAATTTAAATTGAGCAAAATACAGGCTCAGGCTATCCTTGACATGAAACTGCAGCAGCTTACCGGCCTTGAGATAAGAAAGATAGAAAATGAGTATTTAGAGATAATTCAACTGATCGAAAAATTAAAGTCTATACTCGCGGATGCAAAAAAGATTTTAAAAATAGTGCAGGAAGAGCTTCTTGCGATAAAAGAAAAATATGGAGATGAAAGAAAGACAAGGATAGTAAGCAAAACAGTTGAACTCGGCATCGAAGACCTAATCCAGGAAGAAGATGTTGTAGTCACCCTTTCTCATGCTGGGTATATGAAAAGGCTTCCTGTAACTACTTACAAGGCCCAGAGGCGCGGAGGAAAAGGCATTACAGGTATGACAACAAGGGAAGAAGATTTTGTGGAGAACTTCTTTACTACGAACACGCATGCATTCATGCTTTTATTTACCAATAAAGGCAGGGTCTACTGGATAAAGGTCTATGAAATACCGGAAGGCGGACGAACCGCAAAAGGCAAAGCCGCTGCTAACCTGGTACAGCTTTCCAGCCCGGACGAAAAAGTAACCGCCGCTATTCCCATAAAATCGTTCGAAGAAGAAAAAGAAAACTATCTTTTGATGTGCACTGTGCAGGGTACCATAAAAAAAACCCCGTTATCGGAGTTTGCTAATCCGAGGCGCGGCGGGATCATAGCCATAGGGCTTGATGAAGGCGACCTTTTAATAGAAGTAAAACATACAGACGGGAATTCCGAAGTTGTCGTTGCCACGCAATTCGGTATGGCGATAAGGTTCAAAGAAAAAGAGGTGCGGGCTATAGGCCGTGGAGGCAGGGGTGTAAGAGGCATAAGGCTTGCAAAAGGCGATAAAGTAATAGGAATGGAAGCTGTAACGCAGAAAGATGTGTTTTTAACGGCTACGGTAAACGGTTTTGGCAAAAGAACAGAGATATCCAAGTACAGGCTTCAGTCCCGGGGCGGCAAAGGCGTAAGGAATATGAAAACAACCGAACGGAACGGCAACGTAATAGGCATAAAAAAGGCAACTGATGGAGACGAGGTGATGCTTATGACAGAAAAAGGCATTACTATCAGGCTTGCTTGCAAAGCTGTTTCCATAATCGGAAGGAACGTCCAGGGCGTGCGGCTTGTAAGGCTTGATGAAGGCGATAAACTGGCCGCCATTACTACAGTCATAGCAGAAGAAAATGAAAACGGCAATGGTAACGGAAACAGCAAGGAAAAATAA